In Arachis stenosperma cultivar V10309 chromosome 1, arast.V10309.gnm1.PFL2, whole genome shotgun sequence, one DNA window encodes the following:
- the LOC130962737 gene encoding exocyst complex component EXO70B1-like — protein MATTSLDGAGEDRVLATAQQILMSLNTPKEVRQDMLLIFSSFDNRLSTISDLIDADNDSKSTISDAVPADEEEQEEDLDRLEAAMKVILRWDASFSGGGDSLRHSTSILDSHVDGVEYFSAVDDIIQWIDENLSLAPPLPPRRAAMCDRAEKAIQIAMTRLEHELRHVLIRSTVPLDADSLYSSVHRVSLSFASHDGAATATAEIDGSSESFGKTPNHRFHERVASFEDENENDGVSIDLVHPDAVPELREIVTRMIRSGYERECLQVYSGVRRDALDECLAIIGVERLSIEEVHRVEWKVLDEKMKNWVHALKISVGVLLSGEKRLCENVFGDLVEVKEVCFNEIAKGCVMQLLNFAEAVSICKRSPEKLFRILDMYEASRDVLPDLEAMVSDEFVAGEARGVLSGLGNAVIGTFAEFENCIRNETSKKLVITGDVHPLARYVMNYLKLLVDYSEPLNLLLEIRQEDLYRFQNDFQGDVSQLEAISPLGQRTLLLMSELEFNLEEKSRLYEENALQQIFLMNNLYYLVWKVRDSEIRKVLGDDWIRKRRGQIRQYATGYLRASWTRALACLKDEGIGGSSSLSSASKMALKERFKSFNACFEEIYRIQTAWKVPDDRLREELQLSISEKVIPAYRSFVGRFSSHLIEGRHAGKYIKYTPEDLDTYLLNLFEGSPAVLHHIRRKST, from the coding sequence ATGGCCACCACTAGCCTCGACGGCGCCGGAGAAGATCGTGTTCTGGCGACGGCGCAGCAGATCCTCATGAGTCTCAACACTCCCAAGGAGGTTCGCCAGGACATGCTTCTCATTTTCTCCTCCTTCGATAACCGTCTCTCTACCATTTCTGACCTCATCGACGCCGACAACGACTCCAAGTCCACCATCTCCGACGCCGTTCCCGCCGATGAGgaggaacaagaagaagaccttGACCGCCTCGAGGCCGCCATGAAAGTCATCCTCCGCTGGGACGCCTCCTTCTCCGGCGGCGGCGATTCCTTGCGCCACTCCACCTCCATCCTTGACTCGCATGTCGACGGAGTAGAGTACTTCTCTGCCGTTGATGACATCATCCAGTGGATCGATGAAAATCTCTCGTTAGCGCCGCCGTTGCCACCTCGCCGAGCCGCCATGTGTGACCGCGCCGAAAAGGCTATCCAGATCGCGATGACAAGGCTCGAGCACGAGCTCCGCCATGTGCTAATCCGCAGCACCGTCCCCCTAGATGCCGACAGCCTCTACAGCTCTGTGCATAGGGTTTCACTCTCGTTCGCCTCACACGACGGCGCCGCCACCGCCACCGCCGAAATCGACGGAAGCTCGGAGAGCTTTGGCAAAACCCCAAATCACCGGTTCCACGAGCGCGTCGCGAGCTTTGAAGACGAAAACGAAAACGATGGCGTTTCAATCGATTTGGTGCATCCCGATGCGGTTCCAGAGCTGAGAGAAATCGTAACTCGAATGATAAGGTCTGGTTACGAAAGAGAGTGCCTTCAGGTTTATAGCGGTGTTAGGCGTGACGCTTTGGATGAGTGCTTGGCTATTATTGGTGTCGAGAGGTTGAGTATCGAAGAGGTTCACAGGGTTGAATGGAAGGTTCTAGATGAGAAGATGAAGAATTGGGTTCATGCTCTTAAGATTAGTGTTGGGGTTTTGCTGAGTGGTGAGAAGAGGCTCTGTGAAAATGTGTTTGGGGATTTGGTTGAGGTCAAAGAGGTATGTTTTAATGAGATTGCTAAAGGGTGTGTTATGCAGTTGCTGAATTTCGCGGAGGCTGTCTCAATTTGTAAGAGGTCCCCGGAGAAATTGTTCAGGATATTGGATATGTACGAGGCATCGAGGGATGTTCTGCCTGATTTGGAGGCGATGGTTTCTGATGAGTTTGTGGCTGGTGAGGCCAGGGGAGTGCTTAGTGGACTCGGCAATGCTGTGATAGGGACGTTTGCCGAGTTTGAGAATTGTATTAGGAATGAGACTTCCAAGAAGCTGGTGATTACAGGGGATGTTCATCCGTTGGCTCGATATGTGATGAACTACCTAAAGTTGCTTGTGGATTACAGTGAGCCCTTGAACTTGCTCTTGGAAATCAGACAAGAGGATCTTTATCGGTTTCAAAATGATTTCCAGGGTGATGTTTCCCAGCTAGAGGCCATTTCTCCCTTAGGACAAAGAACGTTGTTGTTGATGTCTGAGCTTGAGTTTAACCTTGAGGAAAAATCAAGGCTCTATGAGGAGAACGCACTGCAGCAGATATTCTTGATGAACAATCTCTATTACCTAGTGTGGAAAGTGAGAGACTCCGAAATCAGGAAGGTCTTAGGGGATGATTGGATCCGGAAGCGCCGTGGCCAGATTCGCCAGTATGCTACAGGCTATCTCAGGGCCTCTTGGACCAGAGCCTTGGCTTGTTTGAAGGATGAAGGAATTGGAGGGAGCTCTAGTCTTAGTAGTGCCTCAAAGATGGCCTTGAAGGAGAGGTTCAAGAGTTTCAATGCCTGTTTTGAAGAGATTTATAGGATTCAGACAGCTTGGAAGGTACCGGATGACCGGCTTCGTGAAGAGCTGCAGTTATCTATTTCGGAGAAGGTGATTCCGGCGTACCGCTCGTTTGTGGGAAGGTTTAGCAGTCATCTAATAGAAGGAAGGCATGCTGGAAAATACATTAAGTATACCCCAGAGGATCTTGATACctatttattgaatttatttgAAGGGTCCCCTGCTGTATTGCATCACATAAGGAGAAAAAGTACATAG
- the LOC130962746 gene encoding SNF1-related protein kinase regulatory subunit gamma-1-like yields the protein MMAMDTLVAEGPRSPEAKLGLRVEDLWDVMEPQLSPTEKLNACFESIPVSAFPMAPSNKELEIKSDATLAEAVKVLARHNILSAPVVNVDAPEDASWLDRYIGIIEFAGIAVWILHQSEPTTPTSPSTPNTPTSASAIAAKANGLTFALELENLGLGSAATTSGNFFEDLISSEPYKNTKVCDISGTFRWAPFLALERSNSFLTMLLLLSKYKMKSVPVVDLGADRIDNIITQSAVIHMLAECAGLQWFESWGTKSLSEVGLPLVTPDQIIKVYEDEPVLQAFKLMRKKRIGGVPVMDRDQGKAVGNISLRDVQFLLTAPEIYHDYRSITVKDFVTAVRSYLEKNKDANPMSSELVTCKIDCTIKDLIKLLDDEKIHRVYVVDDDGNLQGLITLRDIISRLVHEPRGYFGDFFDGVLPLPLDCRV from the exons atgatGGCAATGGATACACTGGTGGCAGAGGGTCCAAGAAGCCCAGAAGCGAAGCTTGGGTTGAGAGTGGAGGATCTTTGGGATGTTATGGAGCCACAGCTAAGTCCTACTGAGAAGCTTAATGCCTGCTTTGAAAGCATCCCAGTCTCTGCGTTCCCAATGGCTCCTTCAAACAAAG AACTTGAGATAAAATCAGATGCCACACTAGCCGAAGCTGTAAAAGTGCTGGCACGTCACAACATTCTGAGTGCACCTGTGGTGAATGTTGACGCACCTGAAGATGCAAGTTGGCTTGATAGATACATCGGAATAATTGAGTTTGCTGGAATTGCTGTATGGATTCTGCATCAG TCTGAACCTACAACTCCTACAAGTCCATCCACTCCAAACACTCCAACCAGTGCAAGTGCTATTGCAGCTAAAGCAAACGGATTAACCTTTGCTCTAGAACTTGAAAATTTAGGCCTTGGATCTGCTGCAACTACTTCAGGGAACTTCTTTGAGGATCTCATTTCTTCTGAACCTTACAAGAACACCAAG GTCTGCGATATTTCAGGGACGTTCCGGTGGGCTCCATTTCTTGCTTTGGAGAGATCGAACTCGTTTCTAACCATGCTGTTGCTGCTTTCTAAATACAAGATGAAGAGTGTCCCTGTGGTGGATTTAGGTGCTGATAGAATTGACAACATTATTACACAATCTGCAGTGATTCATATGCTAGCGGAATGTGCCGGGCTTCAGTGGTTTGAAAGCTGGGGAACCAAGAGTCTATCTGAAGTCGGTCTTCCCTTGGTGACACCAGACCAAATCATCAAG GTATATGAGGATGAACCAGTGCTTCAAGCATTTAAAttgatgaggaagaagaggattGGAGGGGTGCCTGTGATGGATAGGGATCAAGGCAAGGCAGTTGGTAACATAAGCTTGCGAGATGTTCAGTTCTTGCTAACTGCCCCAGAAATCTACCATGATTATAG ATCTATTACAGTAAAGGACTTTGTGACAGCAGTTAGAAGCTACCTAGAGAAGAATAAAGATGCAAACCCAATGTCAAGTGAATTGGTTACATGTAAAATTGATTGCACGATCAAGGATCTGATTAAATTGCTTGATGATGAGAAGATTCATCGGGTCTATGTCGTGGATGATGATGGGAATCTACAAGGACTTATCACGCTGAGGGATATCATCTCAAGGCTAGTACACGAGCCACGTGGCTATTTCGGTGATTTCTTTGATGGTGTTCTTCCCCTGCCTCTGGATTGCCGGGTTTGA